TCCCGGTGCTACGGCATTCACGCGGATCTGATCTCCAAATTTGGAGGCCAACTCCTGGGCCATCCATTTGGTGAAATTATCAACGGCTGCTTTGGCAGCACTGTAGCCCATCACGCGGCTGATTGATTGCACCGTGGCCATGGAGGAGAAATTGATGATGGAACCTTTGCCATTCTTGGCCATCGCTTCGCCAAATACCAGGGTAGGGTAAACCGTGCCCAAAAAGTTCAGGTCATTGACCATTTTGAAATCCTGACGATCCATTTTGAAGATGTTCGAGTCAGGGGAAATGTTGGCGCCTTTTCTGTTGCCACCCGCAGCATTGATCAAAATATCTATCTGCCCCACCTGTTCCAAAATGGCATCTTTTGTTTTCATCAAGTCTGCCTCTTCCAAAACATTACAAACAAAGCCCTGTACTTCACCGAAAGCTTCGAGCTTGCCGATCGCTTCGGTAAGCAGGATTTCGTTATAATCCAGGATAAAAACTTTTACCCCTTCTTTCAGTAAATAGCCGGCAATTTCCAAGCCCAAAACGCCCGCACCGCCAGAGATAACAGCGGTCTTGTTGTCAATATTAAACAGTTGATTCATGAGATTTTCTTTTTTGATCAATGTTCAAATCCACAGATTAAAAAAGGGTTATAATTCCGCCTTTTTGTAGGACAAATCTACATTTTTGATTTTAGGCCATCTTACTGTCAATTGTAAAATAGGTCCTTTATTTTGTCTGAAGTGTGATATGGGTCTTGATTAGCCTATTCACACCTTCCGTTTCACTATCGTAGAGGCGTTTCAAAACTCGAAATTTTCATTTTATCGCAAGAGATTATTTTGTGAGCTGTATGGAGGTACCTATGTGTGTATCCAAACCCCACAAAATTTATGATGATTCGAGCAGACGCGCAGGTCAGCCAGTAATATCATTAATTTAAGGATTTTGAGGGACACAGGTCTAAATTTGAAATGCTCGTAGAGGCGTTATTCTTAACGA
This genomic interval from Persicobacter psychrovividus contains the following:
- a CDS encoding SDR family oxidoreductase, translated to MNQLFNIDNKTAVISGGAGVLGLEIAGYLLKEGVKVFILDYNEILLTEAIGKLEAFGEVQGFVCNVLEEADLMKTKDAILEQVGQIDILINAAGGNRKGANISPDSNIFKMDRQDFKMVNDLNFLGTVYPTLVFGEAMAKNGKGSIINFSSMATVQSISRVMGYSAAKAAVDNFTKWMAQELASKFGDQIRVNAVAPGFFVTHQNRAILINEDGSLTERSELVMQKTPMNRFGKPEELCGAIHFLCAEASSFITGTIIPIDGGFSSFSGV